In Synergistota bacterium, the genomic window GCTGGTGATAAAATGCTTCTGTGTTTTGGGGCAAGACATGTTCATCCTGCGGTAGCGCCGGTTATGGAAAGAGCTGCTTTGATAGGAGGAGCTGATGCAGCAAGCTGTATTCTTGGGGCAAAGCTTTTGGGAAGAGAACCTACGGGTACAATACCTCATGCTGCAATATTGATAGCTGGGGATACGTTGGTTTTTGCTCGTGCGTATGATGAGGTTATGCCAGATGAGGAGCCTCGTATAGTTCTCGTTGATACTTTTAAGGATGAAGCGGAAGAGTCTATAAGAGTTGCCAAGCTTCTCAGAGAAAAGCTTTTAGGAGTGAGGCTGGATACCCCTGATGAAAGGGGAGGAGTTACCCTTGATTTGGTTAAGGAGGTTAGGGCAAGGCTTGATCTTGCTGGATTTAAGCGGGTTAAGATATTCGTTTCCGGAGGTTTAAATCCTGATAAAATCCACGCTTTTAGAGATGCGCCTGTAGATGGCTTTGGAGTTGGAAGCTACATAGTTCATGGTGTTCCAATAGACATGACCATGGATCTTAAAGAGGTAATGGGAAAGCCTCTTGCTAAAAGGGGGAGGATCCCTGGTAGGTCTAAGAACCCGAGGTTAAAGCGTCTTCTTTAGGAAGGGGGAAAACGTGGTGAGAGTACCTCTTCTTGATCTGAAGGCCCAATATGCACGTATAAAAGAGGAGATAGATAAAGCTTTATACTCGGTTTTGGAAAGTCAGAGGTTTATACTTGGAGAGAACGTTTTTAAGCTTGAGAAAGAACTTTCAAGTTATATAGGCGTTAAGCATGCTATAGGGGTTGCTTCAGGAAGTGATGCGCTTTTGCTGTCATACATGGCTTTAGGGTTAGGAGAAGGGGATGAGATTATAACATCGCCTTTTACTTTTTTTGCGACGGCAAGCTCAGCCGCTCGCTTGGGAATTAGAGTGATTTTTGCTGATGTTAGAGAGGATACTTATAACTTAGATATATCTTCGGTAAGGGAGAGGTTGACTCCTCAGGTTAAAGCGTTAGTTCCTGTACATATATTTGGTCAACCTGTGGAAATGGATAAGATCATGGAAATATCTCGTGAAAGAGGAATTCCTGTAGTTGAAGATGTGGCTCAAGCTATAGGTTCTGCATTTAAGGGGAGAAAGGCAGGATCTTTTGGCTCTTTAAATTGTCTTTCCTTTTTCCCTTCTAAGAATCTTGGGGGCTATGGAGATGGAGGGGCTATATTGACGGATGATGATCATCTTGCAGAGCTGGTGAGGAAGCTCAGGGTTCACGGTAGCTCCAAAAGATACTATCATGATCTTTTGGGTATAAATAGCAGGCTTGATGAGATTCAAGCTGCTATTCTTCGCGTTAAGCTAAAGTATATAGATAAATGGAATGAGGAAAGAAGGGAGAGAGCTAAATACTATAATTACCTCTTTAAGGAAGCCTCGTTGGGAGAATTTGTTCAACCTCCCGTTGAGTTAGAGGGAAACTATCACGTTTATCATCAGTATGTGATTAGGGTTAAAGAAAGAGATAAGCTGAGGTCTTATCTTGCCGAAAGGGGAATCGATACTCAAATCTATTACCCCATTCCATTGCACCTGCAGCCGTGCTTTAAAGCTTGGGGATACGAAAAAGGCTACTGTCCGGTTGCAGAAAGGCTATGCGATGAGGTCTTAGCCCTCCCCATGTATCCTGAGCTTGAGAAGAGGGCACAGGAATATGTAGTAGAAAACATAGCAGATTTCTATGGGGGAAGAGGGAGTCGATAATGTTAAGCTTTTGGAAAACCCTTAACGGTATCGTTTCTGAGGATGTTGGAAAGAGGGGGATACAATTTCTATCCTCTGCTGATGATCTTAAAGGTGCCGTTGAAACGCTTAGCGAGGCAAAGAAGATCGCTATTTTCACGGGATTTATAATTCGTAGAGAGCTTAAAGGGGAGACGGATGGTCCTATAGGAGCGCTTTTTCTTGCGAGAGGCTTATTGAGAGCAGGTAAAGACGCTTCGATATGGACGGATTTCCCTCATTACAAGGTTATCAAGGCGGGATTAAGCTTTTTAAAAATAAATATACCTCTCTTTAACATTCCGATAATCTTCGGGGGAGAGCTAATTTCAGCTTTCTGGAAAGAGAAGTTTGACTTGCTCATATCTGTAGAAAGACCGGGAAGGTCAATAGATGGTAGATATTATAGTTATAGGGGAGAAGATGTTTCTCCTTATACCTCTCCGTTAGATGAGTTTTTTCTCGAGGCAAAGAGAAGAGGTGTTCCCACGATCGGTATCGGTGATGGGGGGAATGAGATAGGAATGGGAAAGATTAGACCCCAGATTTTAGAGAAGCTTCCGAGGGGTGCTAAAATCTCTACTATAGTAAGTACCGATTATCTTGTAGTAAGCGGTATATCTAACTGGGGAGCTTATGCACTTTTAGCTGGTATCTCAAAGCTTAACGGTATTCCTGATCTCCTACCTGATCCTGGCGAGGAGATAGAGTTGATAAAGTGTGCGGTAGAAGCTGGAGCTATAGATGGAGTTCGTGTTGAGCCAACGGCTACTGTTGATGGTCTATCTCAAGAGGTCTTGAGAGAGAAATTAAGGGAAATAGAGAGTTGCGTAAGAGAT contains:
- a CDS encoding nicotinate phosphoribosyltransferase, translated to MIRNLDDVRSIKLGDKRFHSATHEEIRNGLTTDIYFIKTIEVLRHLGLERVNVVADIFPRRDGVMAGVEEVLRLLENKKDIKVWGLEEGEEFEKKEIIMQIEGPYEEFGPLETVILGMLASASSWASAARECKKAAGDKMLLCFGARHVHPAVAPVMERAALIGGADAASCILGAKLLGREPTGTIPHAAILIAGDTLVFARAYDEVMPDEEPRIVLVDTFKDEAEESIRVAKLLREKLLGVRLDTPDERGGVTLDLVKEVRARLDLAGFKRVKIFVSGGLNPDKIHAFRDAPVDGFGVGSYIVHGVPIDMTMDLKEVMGKPLAKRGRIPGRSKNPRLKRLL
- a CDS encoding DegT/DnrJ/EryC1/StrS family aminotransferase; amino-acid sequence: MRVPLLDLKAQYARIKEEIDKALYSVLESQRFILGENVFKLEKELSSYIGVKHAIGVASGSDALLLSYMALGLGEGDEIITSPFTFFATASSAARLGIRVIFADVREDTYNLDISSVRERLTPQVKALVPVHIFGQPVEMDKIMEISRERGIPVVEDVAQAIGSAFKGRKAGSFGSLNCLSFFPSKNLGGYGDGGAILTDDDHLAELVRKLRVHGSSKRYYHDLLGINSRLDEIQAAILRVKLKYIDKWNEERRERAKYYNYLFKEASLGEFVQPPVELEGNYHVYHQYVIRVKERDKLRSYLAERGIDTQIYYPIPLHLQPCFKAWGYEKGYCPVAERLCDEVLALPMYPELEKRAQEYVVENIADFYGGRGSR
- a CDS encoding DUF4392 domain-containing protein — its product is MLSFWKTLNGIVSEDVGKRGIQFLSSADDLKGAVETLSEAKKIAIFTGFIIRRELKGETDGPIGALFLARGLLRAGKDASIWTDFPHYKVIKAGLSFLKINIPLFNIPIIFGGELISAFWKEKFDLLISVERPGRSIDGRYYSYRGEDVSPYTSPLDEFFLEAKRRGVPTIGIGDGGNEIGMGKIRPQILEKLPRGAKISTIVSTDYLVVSGISNWGAYALLAGISKLNGIPDLLPDPGEEIELIKCAVEAGAIDGVRVEPTATVDGLSQEVLREKLREIESCVRD